Proteins encoded in a region of the Sphingomonas sp. HMP9 genome:
- a CDS encoding IS256 family transposase yields the protein MTDPTNVVRFRQPDDVDDPLTDVLRAGARRLLAQAVELEAEAFLAAREDLRLPDGRPRLVRHGHGPQRQVQTGIGPVPVSRVKIRDRGAAEGGERVRFSSAILPRWARRTKSLDALLPVLYLRGVSTGDFQEALAALLGKDAPNLSPAVIGRLTAEWQVEYEHWQARDLSARRYVYVWADGVYLQARMEDHSECMLVLIGATPEGRKELVGFQVGVRESAQSWRELLVEVKRRGLTIAPEIAVGDGALGFWKALDEVWPSTRHQRCWVHKVANVLNKVPKSVQPSMKADLREIYSAPERAAAEKAIAVFAEKYDAKYAKAVECLTKDRERLLAFFDFPAEHWDHLRTSNPIESVFATVRHRTVRTKGALSPKTARLMVFKLVIAASRKWRRLKGENQLPKVVAGVRFRDGTEVIDSQSTRAA from the coding sequence ATGACCGACCCTACCAACGTTGTTCGATTTCGCCAGCCCGATGATGTCGACGATCCGTTGACCGATGTGCTGCGTGCCGGAGCTCGCCGCCTGCTTGCGCAGGCGGTGGAACTGGAGGCCGAGGCGTTCCTGGCGGCACGAGAGGATCTGCGGCTGCCGGACGGGCGGCCGCGCCTGGTGCGCCACGGCCATGGACCCCAGCGTCAGGTCCAGACCGGGATCGGGCCGGTGCCAGTGTCGCGCGTGAAGATCCGTGATCGCGGCGCGGCCGAGGGAGGGGAGCGTGTGCGCTTCTCGTCGGCGATCCTGCCGCGCTGGGCACGGCGAACGAAGAGCCTCGATGCGCTGCTGCCGGTGCTCTATCTGCGCGGGGTTTCTACCGGCGATTTCCAGGAGGCGCTCGCAGCGCTTCTCGGCAAGGACGCGCCCAACCTCTCGCCGGCGGTGATCGGTCGGCTCACCGCTGAATGGCAGGTCGAATACGAGCACTGGCAGGCGCGCGACCTATCTGCTCGCCGCTACGTGTATGTGTGGGCGGACGGCGTCTACCTGCAGGCGCGGATGGAGGACCATTCCGAGTGCATGCTGGTGCTGATCGGCGCCACGCCTGAGGGTAGGAAGGAGCTGGTCGGCTTCCAGGTGGGCGTCCGTGAAAGCGCCCAGAGCTGGCGCGAGTTGCTCGTCGAGGTGAAACGGCGCGGCCTGACGATCGCTCCCGAGATCGCGGTGGGCGATGGCGCGCTCGGCTTCTGGAAGGCGCTCGACGAAGTCTGGCCAAGCACGCGCCACCAGCGCTGCTGGGTGCACAAGGTCGCCAATGTACTGAACAAAGTGCCGAAGTCGGTGCAGCCCTCAATGAAAGCCGACCTGCGCGAGATATACAGCGCGCCTGAGCGCGCAGCGGCGGAGAAGGCGATCGCAGTCTTTGCCGAGAAATATGACGCGAAATACGCCAAGGCGGTCGAATGCCTGACCAAGGACCGCGAGAGGCTGCTAGCCTTCTTCGACTTCCCCGCCGAGCACTGGGACCATCTGCGAACCTCGAACCCAATCGAAAGCGTGTTTGCGACCGTGCGCCACAGGACGGTGCGCACCAAGGGCGCGCTGTCGCCGAAGACGGCACGCCTCATGGTCTTCAAGCTCGTCATCGCCGCATCCAGGAAATGGCGTCGGCTGAAGGGCGAGAACCAGTTGCCCAAAGTCGTCGCCGGTGTCAGGTTCCGTGACGGCACCGAAGTCATCGACAGCCAATCAACCCGCGCCGCCTGA
- a CDS encoding class I SAM-dependent methyltransferase, producing MASSFAEQGVVDWSLLEGVTFVIDQCRRCGLIYQVNTPNEAMLEVIYSQMISPASLNVLEQGLLTLDNFHRIAGEFTVLFEQLGKLPTQIRMLDFGMGQGRWARVARAMGAEVYATEIGDDKKRLAATLGVQVIGDHEIDRMRFDLVHTEQVMEHLVHPGRDFKRLARAVEPGGLFKVAIPYRGRLATLLPAKGLPRVALFAAGGARAIPGDVEAYGAIQPLEHLNAFGPETIAWLAADNGLEIVTQTRRRSISVDTVGLRSLAHGAKRIGAELTKAAIRHRIGYYLLRRPAL from the coding sequence GTGGCATCAAGCTTTGCCGAACAAGGGGTGGTCGACTGGTCGCTGCTGGAAGGGGTGACCTTCGTGATCGACCAGTGTCGCCGGTGCGGCCTAATTTACCAGGTGAACACACCCAACGAGGCAATGCTCGAGGTCATATACAGCCAGATGATCAGCCCTGCCTCGCTGAATGTCCTTGAGCAAGGACTACTCACCCTGGACAATTTTCACCGTATCGCCGGCGAGTTCACGGTGTTGTTCGAGCAGCTAGGCAAACTGCCGACACAGATCCGGATGCTGGACTTCGGCATGGGGCAGGGGCGGTGGGCGCGGGTCGCGCGCGCCATGGGCGCCGAGGTCTATGCAACCGAGATTGGTGACGACAAGAAGCGCTTGGCCGCAACGCTAGGCGTGCAGGTCATCGGCGATCATGAGATCGACCGGATGCGGTTTGATCTCGTCCATACCGAGCAGGTCATGGAGCACCTTGTTCACCCCGGCCGCGATTTCAAGCGTCTGGCGCGAGCGGTGGAACCCGGCGGTTTGTTCAAGGTTGCAATCCCGTACCGCGGTCGGCTCGCCACCTTGCTTCCCGCCAAAGGGTTGCCACGCGTCGCGCTGTTTGCGGCAGGTGGCGCGCGCGCCATTCCTGGTGACGTCGAAGCATATGGGGCGATCCAGCCGCTCGAGCACCTGAACGCGTTTGGGCCGGAAACAATCGCCTGGCTTGCCGCTGACAATGGACTTGAGATCGTCACCCAGACGCGCCGGCGGAGTATCTCGGTGGATACCGTTGGACTCCGGTCACTGGCGCATGGCGCTAAGCGGATCGGTGCAGAACTGACCAAGGCGGCGATCCGGCACCGGATCGGCTACTACTTGCTCCGTCGGCCAGCGCTATAA
- a CDS encoding acyltransferase family protein — translation MTRIADTSDASTAPTLIPGSNGTASSEIYAGIQCLRFVAALMVVVRHATYYTSERLSSDMAVWSNGGAGVDIFFIISGFVMMITAGKFERRAGGWADFALRRLVRVVPLYWLATTVKLATMLLVPAVVLHATLDWGYVAKSYLFVPAYADDGTIAPLMAVGWTLLFEMFFYLVFTLALALRVNILAFCGGVLLLCAAGSLFKPDPFPAYMMYLDPLVLEFLIGMAFARWATGARLGLVTCIGLCAVGFTIIFAFPDASFDNAGLLRAIGPALVVLGVISIERHVRSFPRPLVFLGAASYSLYMMHPLIAPLGPALLQRARLVWPIPSVLLSIALALFTALIVFALFEQPVTNRLVRLLRLQERRESLR, via the coding sequence ATGACGCGAATTGCGGATACAAGCGATGCTTCGACTGCCCCGACGCTCATTCCGGGGTCGAATGGCACTGCCAGCAGCGAGATTTACGCCGGCATCCAGTGCTTGCGGTTCGTCGCGGCGCTGATGGTGGTGGTGCGTCACGCCACCTACTACACGAGCGAACGCCTTTCGTCGGACATGGCGGTGTGGTCCAACGGTGGCGCCGGGGTAGACATCTTCTTCATCATCAGTGGTTTCGTCATGATGATCACGGCAGGCAAGTTCGAGCGGCGAGCGGGTGGCTGGGCAGACTTCGCGCTTCGGCGCCTCGTCCGCGTTGTGCCGCTCTACTGGCTGGCGACGACGGTGAAGCTCGCGACCATGCTGCTGGTGCCTGCGGTCGTGCTGCACGCAACGCTGGACTGGGGCTATGTCGCCAAATCCTACCTGTTCGTCCCCGCTTACGCCGATGACGGCACGATAGCGCCACTGATGGCCGTGGGATGGACGCTGCTGTTCGAGATGTTTTTTTATCTGGTCTTCACGCTCGCGCTCGCGTTACGCGTCAACATCCTAGCCTTTTGCGGCGGTGTTCTTTTGTTGTGCGCAGCAGGATCTCTGTTCAAACCGGATCCCTTCCCGGCCTACATGATGTACCTGGATCCGCTCGTGCTCGAGTTTTTGATCGGCATGGCATTCGCACGGTGGGCGACGGGCGCGCGACTGGGCCTCGTCACATGCATCGGCTTGTGCGCCGTCGGCTTTACCATCATTTTCGCCTTTCCTGATGCCTCCTTCGACAATGCCGGCCTCCTACGTGCGATCGGTCCAGCGCTCGTGGTTCTCGGCGTCATCAGCATCGAACGGCATGTGCGGAGCTTCCCCCGCCCTCTCGTTTTCCTGGGAGCCGCATCCTACTCGCTCTACATGATGCATCCACTGATAGCGCCGCTCGGCCCTGCCTTGCTGCAACGGGCAAGGCTGGTCTGGCCGATACCGTCGGTGCTCCTATCCATTGCTCTCGCACTCTTTACCGCACTGATCGTATTCGCGCTGTTCGAGCAGCCCGTGACGAACCGTCTCGTACGGCTGCTCCGGCTGCAAGAGCGTCGGGAGTCTCTCCGTTGA
- a CDS encoding glycosyltransferase family 2 protein, with product MTKPMVSVVIPTFGRATLVERAIRSVFAQTHQTTEVIVVIDGDDPTTVATLERLGDPRLRWIVHANQQGAGPARDTGAAASAGEWVAFLDDDDEWLPTKLERQLAAAPSDRPALLMTLFRWVSPRGDFVKPARPYSGSEPIDEWLFDRHSWMQGGEAMLQTSALMAPRALFERLRFRDTKQHEEWELAIRAVKEHGYVFITVPEPLVIYYVPTSAPSLSKTYTWQRSLEWIDSLGDLITPRAYAGFCLTVVTQGLTGSKAPFALIALLRAAFRHGHPTARQLFAFGLIAAIPHRLRSWARAYAKRSAAHRTIQRH from the coding sequence ATGACAAAGCCTATGGTCAGCGTGGTGATCCCAACATTCGGTCGCGCGACCCTTGTGGAGCGCGCGATCCGCAGCGTGTTTGCTCAGACACATCAAACAACCGAGGTCATCGTGGTGATCGACGGCGACGATCCGACCACCGTCGCTACACTCGAACGCCTTGGCGATCCGCGGCTTCGCTGGATCGTACATGCAAACCAGCAAGGAGCCGGGCCGGCGCGAGACACAGGAGCTGCCGCATCGGCCGGAGAGTGGGTGGCGTTTCTCGACGACGATGATGAGTGGCTGCCGACCAAGTTGGAGCGCCAACTCGCAGCCGCCCCGTCCGATCGCCCGGCGCTGCTGATGACACTCTTTCGATGGGTGAGCCCGCGCGGCGATTTTGTGAAGCCCGCGCGTCCCTATTCGGGCAGCGAACCGATCGACGAGTGGCTTTTCGATCGCCATAGCTGGATGCAGGGTGGCGAGGCCATGCTGCAGACATCTGCCCTGATGGCGCCTCGCGCGCTGTTCGAGCGGCTGCGTTTCCGCGACACCAAGCAGCACGAAGAGTGGGAGCTCGCGATCCGGGCGGTCAAGGAGCACGGTTACGTATTCATCACGGTGCCCGAGCCCCTCGTTATCTACTACGTTCCGACCAGCGCGCCCTCGCTCAGCAAAACGTACACATGGCAGCGTTCGCTCGAATGGATCGATAGCTTGGGCGACCTGATCACCCCACGCGCCTATGCCGGCTTTTGTCTGACGGTGGTGACGCAGGGGCTCACAGGGTCAAAGGCGCCCTTTGCCTTGATCGCCCTACTCCGCGCGGCTTTTCGCCACGGTCACCCGACTGCGCGGCAGCTCTTCGCCTTTGGTCTGATCGCGGCAATCCCGCATCGCCTCCGCAGCTGGGCTCGCGCGTACGCCAAGCGAAGCGCCGCGCATCGCACCATCCAACGGCACTGA
- a CDS encoding class I SAM-dependent methyltransferase — protein sequence MGETRYSDGSYLEANPGWHEDDSPMKARWINTILQRNGLDPVAVAEIGCGAGGILQALHEMRPKTRFSGYEISPQAFNLASAKAQDGVNFYLQDMIATDIGGFDLLMAIDVFEHVPDYLGFLQAIRSRATYKLFHIPLDMSVQMLLRAGLFTRVRGDLGHLHYFSKETAFDTLRDCGYEIVDWNYTYWSREIQNLPLRTRIANVPRSMVSAASADLAVRLFGGASALVLAR from the coding sequence ATGGGTGAGACGCGTTACAGCGACGGGAGCTATCTTGAGGCGAACCCTGGTTGGCACGAAGACGACTCCCCGATGAAGGCGCGTTGGATAAACACGATTTTGCAGCGCAATGGGCTTGATCCTGTAGCAGTCGCCGAGATCGGTTGCGGCGCCGGCGGTATACTGCAGGCGCTCCATGAAATGCGGCCGAAGACACGGTTTTCCGGGTACGAGATTTCTCCGCAAGCCTTTAATCTCGCTTCAGCAAAGGCACAAGACGGCGTGAACTTCTACCTTCAGGATATGATCGCTACTGACATTGGCGGATTTGATCTGTTGATGGCGATCGACGTTTTCGAGCATGTTCCGGACTATCTCGGCTTCCTGCAGGCGATCCGCAGTCGGGCGACCTACAAGCTTTTCCACATTCCGCTCGATATGTCGGTCCAGATGCTGCTTCGAGCAGGGCTGTTCACGCGCGTGCGCGGCGATCTGGGTCACCTCCATTATTTCTCGAAAGAAACTGCGTTCGATACGTTGCGCGACTGCGGCTACGAGATCGTAGACTGGAACTATACATACTGGTCGCGCGAGATTCAAAATTTGCCGCTGCGCACGCGCATCGCAAACGTACCGAGGTCGATGGTCAGTGCCGCGAGTGCCGATCTGGCAGTACGTCTATTTGGGGGTGCCTCTGCCTTGGTTCTCGCGCGATGA
- a CDS encoding metallophosphoesterase: MLDVVERHDAQRALRTRREVVFVGDIIDRGPHSREALQVLNEAQRRLPELVTLLGNHEEMLLRALAGDEVTIRGWMRVGGAETVESFGLSALAEGEDAVPFVAALQRAVPTEWVEWLQSWPLTARSGDYFICHAGVKPGVALARQARRDLLWARHEFLDDPRDHGAIIVHGHTISEEVEIRRNRIGIDTGAYRTGTLSAVCLEGTEVEVLTVHGDVTTS, encoded by the coding sequence ATGCTCGACGTCGTGGAGCGCCACGACGCACAGCGCGCGCTCCGTACACGCCGAGAAGTGGTCTTTGTCGGCGACATCATCGATCGTGGCCCACATTCGCGCGAGGCACTGCAGGTACTGAACGAAGCGCAACGACGCTTGCCAGAGCTGGTCACGCTGCTCGGCAACCACGAGGAGATGCTGCTACGCGCGCTCGCAGGCGATGAGGTAACAATCCGCGGCTGGATGCGGGTCGGCGGAGCGGAGACGGTGGAGAGCTTTGGTCTCTCCGCGCTCGCAGAAGGTGAAGACGCAGTACCCTTTGTCGCAGCCCTGCAGCGGGCGGTTCCCACCGAATGGGTGGAATGGCTTCAGTCCTGGCCGCTTACCGCGCGATCGGGCGACTATTTCATCTGCCATGCCGGGGTGAAGCCGGGTGTAGCACTCGCGCGCCAAGCCCGGCGCGACCTTTTGTGGGCACGCCACGAATTCCTTGATGATCCCCGCGATCACGGCGCGATCATAGTCCACGGTCATACCATCAGCGAAGAGGTCGAGATCCGCCGCAACCGGATCGGCATCGACACCGGCGCCTATCGCACGGGTACGCTAAGCGCAGTCTGCCTTGAGGGGACGGAGGTGGAGGTGCTGACCGTCCACGGAGACGTGACGACCAGCTGA
- a CDS encoding glycosyltransferase family 4 protein, which produces MVVLGGTIHHPGGIESFCARAVQALARHGDDWEAEWWPTDTAYFSLRYVNKVHAAWRRLIDLDEVDLVWLQWSTLLDLIFLWRLKNFGMPVLVTPHLGAQARLQRWPALRYLSAKLLDRADRLGLLFDGQDGEIALPSGIPRSLLGTFLPEKVLTAPIVARTGKLHLIHAGRLSVEKGSFRMVELCAMLRDRRIPFTAQIIGRADADVSAALAAAIQKEDLDTVLTFDGWMDGEALGAALSQADVLIHLSELDSFPLIVLEALAAGALPVIANMAGASAMVRRYGGFITPGSSVVAAADWLAESALADLRRDGSAAADRVRHDQAWSSVVARLEHVANVTLPLAAGTRD; this is translated from the coding sequence ATGGTGGTACTTGGTGGAACGATCCACCACCCCGGCGGTATCGAATCGTTTTGCGCCCGCGCGGTACAGGCGCTTGCCCGCCATGGGGATGACTGGGAGGCGGAGTGGTGGCCAACGGACACCGCTTATTTTTCTTTGCGATACGTTAACAAAGTACACGCCGCATGGCGAAGACTAATCGATCTGGACGAAGTTGACCTGGTATGGCTGCAATGGAGCACGCTTCTCGACCTAATATTCCTGTGGCGGCTGAAGAATTTCGGGATGCCCGTGCTGGTGACGCCCCATCTTGGGGCGCAGGCCCGCCTCCAACGTTGGCCCGCGTTGCGGTACCTAAGCGCCAAATTGCTCGATCGAGCCGATCGGCTGGGATTGTTGTTCGACGGGCAAGACGGCGAGATTGCGCTACCGTCCGGTATTCCTCGCTCGCTTTTGGGTACGTTCCTGCCTGAGAAAGTCCTCACTGCGCCGATCGTCGCAAGGACCGGCAAGCTCCACCTGATTCACGCTGGGCGGCTATCCGTCGAGAAGGGAAGCTTCCGGATGGTCGAGCTCTGCGCCATGCTACGCGATCGACGGATCCCGTTTACCGCGCAGATCATCGGCCGGGCAGACGCAGACGTTAGCGCTGCGCTTGCTGCTGCCATCCAGAAGGAAGATTTGGATACGGTTCTGACATTCGACGGCTGGATGGACGGTGAGGCGTTAGGTGCAGCGCTTAGCCAGGCGGACGTGCTGATCCATTTGTCCGAGCTCGACAGCTTCCCACTGATCGTGCTCGAAGCGCTTGCCGCCGGCGCCCTCCCCGTGATCGCGAACATGGCCGGGGCATCGGCGATGGTGCGCCGCTATGGCGGGTTCATCACGCCCGGTAGCAGCGTCGTCGCCGCGGCCGACTGGCTTGCCGAAAGCGCGCTCGCGGACCTGCGCCGGGATGGTTCCGCCGCAGCCGATCGCGTCCGGCATGATCAGGCTTGGAGTTCCGTCGTCGCGCGGTTGGAGCACGTCGCCAACGTCACCTTGCCCTTGGCAGCCGGTACCCGCGACTGA
- a CDS encoding IS4 family transposase produces MNGQAAFSSDGVHSFVAELFGEDLHAKRVTSLANATVGTLRASSLAVSAIGHGLALAQGGLSRHAIKQVDRLLSNDGIDVDALMAGWVVYCLGSRTQIVVAMDWTEFDADGHSTLMVSLLTEHGRATPLLWLTVSKAELKERRNYYEYWVVTRLAELLPSAVKVLLVADRGFGDTKLYAVLRDELRFDYVIRFRGNIKVTAAGQSRPAKEWVGPSGRARLLREATVTAQDCPVGAVLCVHAKDMKEPWCLATSLITASAKTLIDLYSRRWGIECSFRDAKDWRFGMGMSATRISTPARRDRLWLIAALAIVLLTVLGAAGEAIGYDRHLRTSTTKRRVHSLFRQGVMYYQLMPTMPDVRLRPLISRFEHLIQKQQILKKTFGLI; encoded by the coding sequence ATGAATGGCCAGGCGGCGTTTTCTTCTGATGGGGTTCATTCGTTTGTCGCTGAACTTTTTGGTGAGGATCTGCACGCGAAGCGGGTGACATCGCTTGCAAATGCGACGGTCGGCACGCTGCGTGCGTCGTCGCTGGCGGTCAGTGCCATCGGGCACGGGCTCGCGCTGGCACAGGGTGGGCTATCGCGTCACGCGATCAAGCAGGTGGACCGGTTGCTGTCGAATGACGGGATCGATGTCGATGCGCTGATGGCCGGGTGGGTTGTGTATTGCCTTGGCAGTCGCACACAGATCGTCGTCGCGATGGACTGGACCGAGTTCGATGCCGACGGTCACTCGACCTTGATGGTGTCGTTGCTCACCGAGCATGGCCGGGCGACACCGTTGTTATGGCTGACAGTGAGCAAAGCGGAGCTAAAGGAGAGGCGCAACTACTATGAATACTGGGTCGTCACCCGCCTTGCCGAACTCCTGCCGAGCGCGGTGAAGGTGCTTCTGGTCGCAGACCGCGGCTTTGGCGATACCAAGCTGTACGCGGTGCTCCGCGATGAGTTGCGCTTCGATTACGTCATCCGATTTCGCGGCAACATCAAAGTGACGGCCGCAGGCCAGAGCCGTCCGGCGAAGGAATGGGTCGGCCCCTCGGGGCGCGCCAGGCTGCTGCGCGAGGCGACCGTCACTGCGCAGGACTGCCCGGTCGGGGCTGTGTTGTGCGTGCATGCCAAGGACATGAAAGAGCCATGGTGCCTTGCCACAAGCCTGATCACGGCGTCGGCAAAGACCCTGATCGACCTCTATTCCCGACGCTGGGGCATCGAGTGCTCGTTTCGGGATGCCAAAGACTGGCGGTTCGGGATGGGAATGTCGGCAACCCGTATCTCAACGCCAGCCCGGCGCGACAGGCTGTGGTTGATCGCCGCTCTTGCTATCGTGCTGCTGACCGTGCTCGGAGCCGCAGGCGAAGCCATCGGCTACGACCGGCATCTGCGAACCAGCACGACCAAGCGACGCGTGCACTCCCTGTTCCGGCAAGGCGTGATGTACTATCAACTGATGCCCACCATGCCCGACGTACGACTACGCCCCCTCATCAGCCGGTTCGAACACCTTATCCAGAAGCAACAGATCCTCAAAAAAACCTTCGGGCTAATCTGA
- a CDS encoding O-antigen ligase family protein: MSLPNAEDRFRLPRLSRAKTRHRDDRPRWANTLAQFAFSALIVLAIAGPWMTNQGDETLSKVRELGYVAICILAASALRPWRNAERLLVVPWPLLLSLGYCALSLLWAIEPGLGARRLVLTAMVLWAVFALVRYIGPERSATILRALMALLLLVNFAVVFRFPAIGIHGLGEADLAGNWRGIMGQKNFAGFTCAMTIILFAFPVQKVAIAARIGIILAAAVFLLLTHSATSFGVGIAALVAGALFDRATTLRGQSRLAAPAWTWVPLAVVAAIFVSMAIAPAPYVDLLRDPAGFTGRYGIWTALIQLYADRPWLGVGYGSLWDLGSGGPIHAYAHGWVAEVSQGHNGYLDLLAQIGAPGTLVVLFATLVWPLQRLLRGGNQRARVFSAAAILMNPLISD, encoded by the coding sequence GTGAGCCTTCCCAACGCCGAAGACCGCTTTCGTCTCCCCCGCCTTTCCCGGGCAAAGACGCGGCATCGTGACGACCGCCCGCGATGGGCCAACACGCTTGCCCAATTTGCGTTCTCCGCGTTGATCGTTCTGGCGATTGCCGGTCCGTGGATGACGAACCAAGGCGACGAGACGTTGAGCAAGGTGCGAGAACTCGGCTATGTCGCGATCTGCATACTCGCCGCCTCTGCCTTGCGTCCATGGCGAAATGCGGAGCGGCTGTTGGTTGTGCCTTGGCCGCTCCTCTTATCTTTAGGGTATTGCGCCCTAAGCCTGCTATGGGCCATTGAACCCGGCCTCGGGGCCCGCCGCCTGGTGCTGACGGCAATGGTACTGTGGGCAGTGTTCGCGCTCGTACGCTATATCGGCCCGGAACGCTCCGCCACGATATTACGCGCACTCATGGCGCTGCTGCTGCTGGTCAACTTCGCTGTCGTGTTTCGCTTTCCGGCGATCGGCATACATGGCCTCGGCGAAGCCGATCTCGCCGGCAATTGGCGCGGAATCATGGGGCAGAAGAATTTCGCCGGGTTCACCTGCGCCATGACCATCATCTTGTTTGCGTTTCCCGTCCAGAAGGTAGCGATCGCGGCTCGGATCGGGATCATCCTCGCCGCAGCCGTTTTCTTGCTTCTCACCCATTCGGCTACGTCGTTTGGTGTGGGCATTGCGGCGCTGGTCGCTGGCGCGCTGTTCGATCGAGCCACGACTCTGCGGGGGCAATCTAGGCTTGCCGCGCCGGCCTGGACGTGGGTGCCCCTCGCTGTAGTGGCAGCAATATTCGTCAGCATGGCAATAGCACCCGCACCGTATGTCGACCTCCTCCGAGATCCGGCAGGTTTCACCGGCCGTTATGGAATTTGGACCGCGCTGATCCAACTGTACGCCGATCGGCCTTGGCTTGGCGTTGGTTATGGGTCGTTATGGGATCTAGGATCGGGCGGGCCGATCCACGCCTATGCGCACGGCTGGGTTGCTGAGGTGAGCCAGGGCCATAACGGCTATCTCGACCTTCTTGCTCAGATCGGCGCACCCGGAACCTTGGTCGTTCTGTTCGCGACGCTGGTGTGGCCTCTACAACGGTTGTTGCGCGGCGGGAATCAACGCGCCCGCGTGTTCAGTGCTGCCGCGATCCTCATGAATCCCCTCATTTCAGATTAG
- a CDS encoding glycosyltransferase: MILLTVGTQLPFDRFVTIVDRLAPTLPQPVFAQIGEGVYRPKNMEWRSFVGPIEFERRIEQCSYIISHAGIGTVVMAQRHRKGVILFPRVAALDEHRNDHQLATVRALGSRSGIAIALDETELNRLLKAPPQAPRFAEQVPERDRLCSAIAGIIAGEQRRRQQK, encoded by the coding sequence ATGATCCTGCTGACCGTCGGCACCCAGCTTCCTTTCGACCGGTTCGTGACGATAGTCGACCGGCTTGCGCCAACACTGCCGCAGCCGGTATTTGCGCAGATTGGAGAAGGAGTTTACCGGCCCAAGAACATGGAATGGCGTTCATTCGTCGGACCTATCGAGTTCGAGCGGCGAATCGAGCAGTGCAGCTATATCATCTCTCACGCGGGTATCGGTACAGTCGTTATGGCGCAGAGGCACCGCAAGGGAGTGATCCTGTTTCCCCGGGTGGCCGCGCTGGACGAACATCGCAACGATCACCAGCTCGCCACCGTACGAGCGCTCGGCAGCCGCTCCGGGATTGCCATAGCACTGGATGAGACGGAGCTGAACAGGCTGCTGAAGGCGCCGCCCCAGGCACCCAGATTTGCCGAACAAGTGCCAGAGCGTGACCGTCTGTGCAGTGCCATAGCGGGCATAATCGCGGGCGAACAGCGCCGCCGTCAACAGAAGTAG
- a CDS encoding glucuronosyltransferase produces MMMLRPALAALDPVFATTDAELAKRDGIIKFHLLPDCNRDEPRRALRCLMASVRLVWRVRPAILVTNGALPGLFCLIAGRFIGAHTIWIDSIANSDQPSLSGAWARPFANEWFTQWAHLANGWRRYNGALL; encoded by the coding sequence ATGATGATGCTGCGTCCGGCGCTTGCGGCATTGGATCCCGTGTTTGCGACAACCGATGCTGAACTGGCCAAACGCGACGGCATCATCAAGTTCCACCTTCTGCCGGACTGCAATCGGGACGAGCCTCGACGAGCGCTACGGTGCCTCATGGCGTCGGTTCGATTGGTGTGGCGTGTGCGACCAGCGATCCTAGTGACCAACGGCGCGCTACCTGGGCTTTTCTGCCTTATCGCCGGGCGCTTTATCGGCGCTCACACGATTTGGATCGACAGCATTGCAAATTCTGATCAGCCGTCGTTGAGCGGCGCATGGGCGCGACCTTTCGCAAACGAATGGTTCACACAGTGGGCGCATCTCGCGAACGGCTGGCGTCGCTATAACGGCGCGCTGCTATGA